The following are from one region of the Pseudobacteriovorax antillogorgiicola genome:
- a CDS encoding nucleobase:cation symporter-2 family protein translates to MGIIARSKSFSNEQQSFLKSFMMGWQHVLVMYAGTIAVPLIVGRALNLPKEHLAFLINADLFAAGIITVIQSLGLGRFGIRLPVMMGVTFAAVGPMIAVGSDPNIGLTGIYGAVIIAGLFAILIAPLMGKLLPLFPPLVTGTIICLIGLSLLRVAIHWCAGGQPFVTEMIDGSAYRLANPEYGKPSNLVIAFGVLALILLINRYGKGMIKNLAVLLGLFGGTLVCALLGRINLHGIDDAPWLAITTPFHFGMPTFHLTAIASLCLVMVIVLAESMGMFLAVGNIVSQDVSEDDITRGLRADGLGTLIGGIFNTFPYTSFSQNVGLLSVTGVKSKAVTAFGGLILFGLGLFPKVAHVVASVPQYVLGGAGLVMFGMVAATGIRILASIDYEKQSHSLLVVAVSLSMGMVPTLSPGFFQYFPAWSHGLTHSGIVIGSVVAVLLNLFFNGRLSREQSLHLAAANTHSPE, encoded by the coding sequence GTGGGTATCATAGCGCGTTCTAAGTCGTTTAGCAATGAGCAGCAGTCGTTCCTGAAGTCCTTTATGATGGGCTGGCAACATGTTCTCGTCATGTATGCAGGCACCATCGCTGTGCCACTCATCGTGGGACGCGCCTTAAACCTACCTAAGGAGCACCTTGCATTCTTGATCAACGCCGATCTATTTGCTGCGGGAATCATCACCGTCATTCAATCTCTTGGCCTGGGGCGCTTTGGAATTCGCCTGCCTGTGATGATGGGGGTCACCTTTGCAGCAGTTGGCCCTATGATAGCTGTGGGCAGCGATCCCAACATCGGCTTAACTGGTATCTATGGAGCGGTGATCATCGCAGGGTTATTTGCCATTTTGATCGCACCTCTTATGGGGAAACTTCTGCCGCTCTTTCCACCGTTGGTTACTGGCACCATCATCTGCCTGATAGGGCTTTCTCTTTTGCGAGTTGCCATCCACTGGTGTGCCGGTGGCCAGCCATTTGTCACCGAAATGATCGATGGCAGTGCCTACCGATTGGCGAACCCTGAATATGGCAAACCATCAAACCTTGTCATAGCATTTGGAGTTCTAGCTCTCATTTTGCTTATCAATCGCTACGGCAAGGGCATGATTAAGAATCTCGCCGTACTCTTAGGACTTTTTGGGGGAACACTAGTCTGCGCCTTGCTGGGCCGCATAAATCTTCATGGAATTGATGATGCTCCTTGGTTAGCCATCACCACACCATTTCATTTTGGGATGCCGACCTTTCACCTAACCGCCATCGCATCCCTTTGCCTTGTAATGGTCATCGTATTAGCCGAGTCCATGGGCATGTTCCTAGCTGTCGGAAATATTGTTAGCCAAGATGTTTCAGAAGATGATATTACCCGAGGCCTGAGAGCTGATGGCCTCGGCACTCTGATCGGTGGTATTTTTAATACCTTTCCCTACACGTCATTTTCCCAAAATGTTGGCCTACTTTCAGTCACCGGCGTAAAATCTAAAGCTGTCACAGCCTTTGGCGGTTTGATTCTGTTTGGCCTAGGCTTGTTTCCTAAGGTCGCCCACGTGGTAGCCTCCGTCCCACAGTATGTGCTTGGTGGAGCTGGGCTTGTAATGTTCGGTATGGTGGCCGCTACGGGAATTCGAATTCTTGCGTCCATAGACTACGAAAAGCAAAGCCATAGCCTTCTTGTTGTGGCTGTATCATTAAGCATGGGGATGGTCCCGACCCTTTCACCTGGCTTTTTTCAATATTTCCCAGCTTGGAGCCATGGCTTGACACACAGCGGTATCGTGATCGGTTCCGTGGTAGCGGTTCTACTCAATCTTTTCTTCAATGGCAGGCTAAGTCGGGAGCAAAGCCTACACCTTGCAGCAGCTAATACTCATAGCCCTGAGTGA
- a CDS encoding urate hydroxylase PuuD yields the protein MEAYIMEWLYVLVRWLHVITAVAWIGASFYFVWLDNSLQSPKDKDLQDKGVDGELWAVHGGGFYNPQKYLTAPEKLPKKLHWFYWESYSTWMSGFALFLLVYLLNAQVYLIDPNLLPMSPTQAIVTALGFLAGGWFVYDLMCRIFGFRNLALGIAVSLFIGIATYGACQIFPGRAAFLIVGAMMATMMSANVLFVIIPGQKRVTAAMRAGEPVDPIYGQRGKQRSVHNTYFTLPVLFCMLSNHFGVMYRDANNWLVLILMMIAGVLIRQFFLLKHRGQTNWYFPASGIAVMALVFFWMSPIASQTDAPAKLVRGSVSTEEAFAVVQKRCYGCHAYNPTMMGGAPAPKGIVFESPEDLRKHASAVISQTVQLKTMPLGNITQMTDEERQLIQAWFQQNMSH from the coding sequence ATGGAAGCTTACATTATGGAGTGGCTCTACGTCTTAGTCCGGTGGCTGCATGTGATCACCGCTGTAGCTTGGATCGGAGCCTCGTTTTACTTTGTCTGGCTCGATAACAGTCTACAGAGCCCCAAAGACAAGGACCTTCAAGACAAAGGTGTCGACGGTGAGCTTTGGGCTGTTCATGGTGGTGGGTTTTATAACCCTCAGAAATACCTCACCGCGCCTGAGAAGCTACCCAAGAAGCTTCATTGGTTCTACTGGGAGTCGTATTCCACTTGGATGTCAGGATTTGCTCTATTCTTGCTAGTGTACTTGCTAAATGCTCAAGTATACCTTATCGATCCTAATCTTCTTCCAATGTCGCCTACCCAAGCCATCGTCACAGCTCTAGGTTTTTTAGCTGGTGGCTGGTTTGTCTATGATCTCATGTGCCGCATCTTTGGCTTTAGGAATCTCGCCCTAGGAATCGCTGTATCACTATTCATAGGGATTGCAACTTACGGAGCCTGCCAGATTTTTCCCGGCCGAGCAGCCTTTCTCATCGTCGGAGCGATGATGGCCACCATGATGAGCGCCAATGTTCTATTTGTAATAATACCTGGTCAGAAGCGGGTGACGGCAGCCATGAGAGCTGGTGAGCCCGTTGATCCCATCTATGGCCAAAGAGGTAAGCAGAGAAGTGTTCACAACACCTACTTTACGCTCCCCGTTCTATTCTGCATGCTTTCCAATCATTTTGGAGTCATGTATCGAGACGCAAACAACTGGCTTGTCCTCATTCTCATGATGATCGCAGGGGTTTTGATTCGCCAGTTCTTTCTCCTTAAACATCGGGGGCAAACCAATTGGTACTTTCCAGCTTCGGGGATCGCTGTTATGGCTCTCGTATTTTTCTGGATGAGTCCCATAGCATCGCAAACAGACGCTCCAGCGAAGCTTGTACGGGGATCCGTGAGCACCGAAGAAGCCTTTGCCGTGGTCCAAAAACGTTGCTACGGCTGCCATGCTTACAACCCCACTATGATGGGTGGCGCTCCTGCACCGAAAGGCATCGTCTTCGAAAGCCCCGAGGATCTGCGAAAGCATGCGTCAGCGGTCATCTCGCAAACGGTACAGCTAAAAACCATGCCTCTTGGCAACATCACTCAGATGACAGATGAAGAACGACAATTAATTCAAGCCTGGTTTCAGCAGAATATGAGTCATTAG
- the uraH gene encoding hydroxyisourate hydrolase produces the protein MGRLTTHVLDTASGKPAGALLVTLSRISNEQAEQILEIFTNPDGRTDKPLLDGPSFREGTYALSFHVAPYFAAQGTKLPDPPFLDIITIRFSISDKDQHYHVPLLFSPWSYSTYRGS, from the coding sequence ATGGGTCGCCTGACTACACATGTGCTCGATACCGCATCAGGGAAACCCGCAGGCGCTTTGCTGGTGACCCTATCGCGGATCTCGAACGAACAAGCCGAACAAATACTTGAGATTTTCACCAACCCCGATGGCAGAACCGACAAGCCCTTGCTGGATGGACCATCGTTTCGAGAAGGAACATACGCCTTATCATTTCACGTTGCACCATACTTTGCGGCGCAAGGCACAAAACTTCCCGATCCACCTTTCTTGGACATCATCACCATCCGCTTTAGCATTAGCGACAAAGATCAGCACTACCATGTTCCACTTCTATTTTCTCCCTGGTCATACTCAACTTATAGGGGGAGTTAG
- a CDS encoding NAD(P)-dependent alcohol dehydrogenase yields METKAYANHAADQAFVPYIFDRRDPGPEDVAIDIKYCGICHSDIHTARSEWGPAQYPCVPGHEIVGIVRDVGSNVTRFKAGDKVGVGCLVDSCRTCPSCEEGLENYCENGFTGTYNSTDRHGGYTKGGYSNFIVTDQRFVLSIPENLDLAATAPLLCAGITTFSPLKHVGLKKGDKLGVLGLGGLGHMAVKLGASFGAEVTVLSRSAHKQADAESLGAHRFVLSTNENAVAEHANYFDYIIDTVSAPHDLGQAFGMIKREGTLIMVGASDKPLDLNVFPMILKRRKMLGSLIGGLPETQEMLDHCGRHNITADIELIDPERINEAFDRTVKSDVKYRFVIDCQKF; encoded by the coding sequence ATGGAAACCAAAGCATATGCAAATCATGCAGCCGACCAGGCATTCGTACCCTATATTTTCGATCGTCGAGACCCCGGGCCTGAGGATGTCGCGATAGATATCAAGTACTGTGGTATCTGTCACTCTGATATCCATACCGCAAGAAGTGAGTGGGGCCCAGCCCAGTACCCCTGCGTTCCCGGTCACGAAATTGTCGGCATCGTCCGCGACGTGGGTTCAAATGTGACTAGGTTCAAGGCTGGCGATAAAGTAGGAGTAGGATGTCTGGTGGATTCCTGTCGCACTTGCCCCAGTTGTGAGGAGGGGTTAGAAAACTACTGCGAGAACGGTTTCACGGGAACTTATAATTCTACAGACCGGCATGGCGGATATACCAAAGGCGGGTATTCGAATTTTATAGTAACGGATCAGCGCTTCGTCCTAAGCATCCCAGAGAATCTCGACTTGGCCGCAACAGCTCCCCTGCTATGTGCTGGAATAACAACATTCTCCCCTTTGAAACATGTGGGCTTGAAAAAGGGAGATAAGCTCGGAGTTCTCGGCTTAGGAGGACTGGGTCATATGGCTGTTAAGCTGGGGGCATCATTCGGCGCCGAAGTAACAGTACTATCGAGATCAGCCCACAAACAGGCGGATGCCGAGTCACTTGGCGCTCATCGCTTCGTTCTAAGCACTAACGAGAATGCCGTTGCCGAACACGCAAATTACTTCGATTACATCATCGATACGGTATCTGCGCCCCACGATCTAGGCCAGGCCTTCGGTATGATCAAGAGGGAAGGGACCCTCATTATGGTGGGAGCCTCAGACAAACCCTTGGATCTTAACGTATTCCCGATGATCCTGAAACGCAGGAAAATGCTCGGTTCACTGATCGGTGGCCTGCCTGAAACCCAAGAAATGCTCGACCACTGCGGCCGGCATAACATAACCGCAGACATCGAATTGATCGACCCTGAGCGTATCAATGAGGCCTTCGATCGTACTGTAAAAAGCGATGTGAAGTATCGCTTTGTCATTGATTGCCAAAAATTCTAG
- a CDS encoding cobalamin B12-binding domain-containing protein has translation MILWCCGCQKYLGEKQPYDDYSFTHSLCRGCFKKATKEERDPGWQTQDDALRDIFHDYLNRVQDKEDIDLQVFIKSAIKTGFGPIELFYLTVQPVLYDIGMKFFSGEVTYEQERMFTRFAEKVLNHIYLNTERPHAGPYLALVCADSNSHSIGIRALALRLMSEGIRCDLHLPQLNKEKIIDIAKNRNLHGIGLSVATMEQLADIPELLHRIRKSNPGIAILLGGPVIDPQNIPHPVDFVHDRSNFSALLEFLHASYSKDYKPFHEDDLAS, from the coding sequence ATGATCCTTTGGTGTTGTGGTTGCCAAAAATATCTTGGGGAGAAACAGCCCTACGATGATTATTCTTTCACTCACAGTCTTTGCCGCGGTTGCTTTAAAAAGGCAACTAAGGAAGAGCGTGACCCTGGTTGGCAAACCCAAGATGATGCCTTACGAGACATATTTCACGACTATCTCAATCGGGTTCAGGACAAAGAAGATATCGATCTCCAAGTCTTTATCAAGTCAGCAATCAAAACAGGCTTTGGTCCGATTGAGCTTTTTTATCTGACCGTCCAGCCTGTACTCTACGATATTGGAATGAAGTTCTTTTCGGGAGAAGTAACTTACGAGCAGGAACGTATGTTCACGAGGTTTGCAGAAAAAGTTCTAAATCATATCTATCTCAACACAGAAAGACCCCATGCTGGACCATACCTAGCTTTGGTATGTGCTGATTCAAATTCTCATTCCATTGGCATCCGTGCTCTAGCCTTGCGCTTGATGTCGGAAGGAATTCGCTGCGACCTTCACCTTCCGCAGCTAAACAAAGAAAAAATTATCGATATTGCCAAGAACCGGAATTTACACGGCATCGGTTTATCAGTTGCCACCATGGAGCAGCTAGCCGATATTCCAGAACTGCTACACAGGATTCGAAAGTCAAATCCCGGGATTGCCATCCTCCTAGGAGGGCCCGTGATCGACCCTCAGAACATCCCTCATCCAGTTGATTTTGTTCACGATCGAAGCAATTTCAGCGCCCTACTTGAATTCCTTCATGCCAGCTACAGCAAAGACTACAAGCCCTTCCACGAAGATGATCTGGCAAGCTAG
- a CDS encoding AMP-binding protein: protein MQRPWNSQYPADVPTEVAAPRFSNLPELIQATNRSHGQSPAFTCMGKTISFQELETMIDMFARYLQHELKIKKDDRVAIMMPNILQYPVALFAAHRVGAIVVNINPLYTARELEHQLKDSGATTIIILENFARTLEHVLKSIKLDSVIITKFGDLFDFPKKQLINFVLKHIKKVVPDYQIPKAESFTHALEIGCKQPGLSPVEIAIDDIAFLQYTGGTTGVSKGAMLTHSNILYNLAQASTVFGDLVGPNDKIVTALPLYHIFSLVCNCFLYMTAGGLNILIPNPKDTKGFVKELSRWQFTAMSGVNTLFNNLLHDESFCALDFSHLRLSIGGGMAVQKPVADHWQKVTGNIINQAYGLTETSPAVTINPRNQTSFNGTIGLPIPSTDVCIKDDNGQILPHGEPGELCVKGPQVMKGYWNRDEETQQVFDEDHWFHTGDIAVMSEDGFFSIVDRKKDMILVSGFNVYPNEIEEVVVALKGVVEAAAIGIPDEQSGETVKLFVVRSNEQVTEAEIMQYCQSNLVNYKRPKQIEFVEELPKSAVGKILRRKLKTA from the coding sequence ATGCAACGACCCTGGAATTCTCAATATCCCGCCGATGTTCCCACTGAGGTAGCTGCGCCACGCTTCAGCAATCTTCCTGAGCTGATTCAAGCAACCAACCGCAGCCATGGCCAATCTCCAGCATTCACATGTATGGGGAAGACCATCAGTTTCCAAGAGCTAGAAACAATGATCGATATGTTTGCCCGATACCTACAACACGAACTCAAGATCAAAAAGGATGATCGCGTCGCTATCATGATGCCGAACATCCTACAATATCCGGTCGCATTGTTCGCAGCCCATCGTGTTGGTGCTATTGTCGTTAATATCAACCCGCTCTACACAGCGCGGGAGCTGGAGCACCAGCTCAAGGATTCCGGCGCAACAACTATCATCATTCTTGAAAACTTCGCCAGAACTCTGGAGCATGTCCTCAAGTCTATTAAGCTTGACTCTGTGATTATCACGAAGTTTGGTGATCTATTTGATTTTCCTAAGAAGCAATTGATCAACTTTGTTCTTAAACACATAAAGAAAGTTGTGCCTGACTATCAGATACCAAAAGCAGAAAGTTTTACCCATGCTCTTGAAATAGGGTGCAAGCAGCCGGGACTTTCTCCTGTTGAAATAGCGATCGATGACATCGCATTTCTACAATATACGGGTGGCACAACCGGGGTTTCTAAGGGTGCGATGCTTACCCACAGCAATATTTTATACAACCTAGCCCAAGCAAGCACTGTGTTTGGTGATCTTGTTGGCCCGAACGATAAGATTGTGACCGCCCTACCCTTGTATCACATCTTTTCACTGGTATGTAACTGCTTCCTCTATATGACAGCTGGTGGATTAAATATCCTGATACCAAATCCCAAAGACACCAAGGGCTTTGTCAAAGAGCTAAGTCGCTGGCAGTTTACTGCCATGTCTGGAGTTAATACCCTTTTTAACAACCTGCTTCACGATGAATCGTTTTGCGCCCTAGACTTTTCTCACTTGAGACTCTCCATAGGTGGAGGTATGGCAGTCCAAAAACCGGTGGCCGATCATTGGCAGAAGGTCACCGGCAATATCATCAATCAAGCCTACGGGCTAACTGAAACCTCTCCTGCCGTCACCATCAATCCCCGAAACCAGACAAGCTTTAATGGCACTATCGGGCTTCCCATTCCTAGCACTGATGTCTGTATAAAAGATGACAATGGCCAGATTCTTCCCCATGGTGAGCCCGGAGAACTTTGTGTCAAAGGCCCACAAGTCATGAAAGGCTACTGGAACCGTGACGAAGAGACCCAACAAGTCTTTGATGAGGACCATTGGTTCCATACGGGAGACATCGCCGTGATGTCCGAAGATGGTTTTTTTAGCATTGTCGATCGGAAGAAAGATATGATTCTGGTATCTGGCTTTAACGTCTATCCCAACGAAATTGAAGAGGTGGTAGTTGCACTCAAGGGTGTCGTCGAAGCTGCTGCTATCGGAATCCCAGATGAGCAATCTGGAGAAACTGTGAAGCTTTTCGTAGTAAGGTCCAATGAGCAAGTCACCGAAGCTGAGATCATGCAGTACTGCCAGTCAAACCTAGTGAACTACAAACGACCCAAGCAGATCGAATTTGTTGAAGAGCTTCCCAAGAGTGCTGTAGGCAAGATCTTGCGACGCAAGTTAAAAACCGCCTGA